The Agrococcus carbonis genome has a window encoding:
- a CDS encoding AAA family ATPase: MIERLAIEGYRSIRSLVVDLAPLTVVTGANGSGKSSLYRALRLLADCGEGRVVASLAAAGGLDAVRWAGPERGSRRGGATEGTVRGGPVSLRLGVATDALGYAIDLGLPVAQRSAFDLDPEIKQEHVFAGTDPRPAGVLVERTRGAARVATNGGWSELARGLHPWASVLDEFAGHAEAAELAGARRMLRGWRFHDAMRTDASAPARHPQVATRAARLDHDGANLAAVLQTAIEAGRDREVARAIDDAFPGSRLRLPMVDGRMRVALEQPRLLRPLDAVELSDGTLQYLLLTAALLSAETPGLIVLNEPERSLHAELVPALAERISRAAGETQVVVVTHHASLAEALGGAAGALRIALEKDAGETVVAGREGLLDQPAWRWPKR, translated from the coding sequence GTGATCGAGCGCCTCGCGATCGAGGGCTACCGGTCGATCCGGTCGCTCGTGGTCGACCTGGCGCCCCTCACGGTTGTCACCGGGGCCAACGGGTCGGGCAAGTCGAGCCTCTACCGGGCGCTGCGGCTGCTCGCCGACTGCGGCGAGGGCCGGGTGGTCGCCTCCCTCGCTGCCGCGGGCGGGCTCGATGCCGTGCGCTGGGCGGGTCCCGAGCGCGGCTCGCGCCGCGGCGGAGCCACCGAGGGCACGGTGCGCGGCGGCCCGGTGTCGCTGCGGCTGGGGGTCGCGACGGATGCGCTCGGCTACGCGATCGACCTCGGGCTCCCGGTCGCGCAGCGCAGCGCCTTCGACCTCGACCCCGAGATCAAGCAGGAGCACGTCTTCGCCGGCACCGATCCGCGCCCGGCGGGCGTGCTCGTCGAGCGCACGCGGGGCGCGGCGCGCGTCGCGACGAACGGCGGCTGGAGCGAGCTCGCCCGCGGACTGCACCCGTGGGCGTCGGTGCTCGACGAGTTCGCGGGCCACGCGGAGGCCGCCGAGCTCGCCGGCGCGCGCCGCATGCTGCGGGGCTGGCGCTTCCACGACGCGATGCGCACCGACGCGTCGGCCCCCGCTCGGCATCCGCAGGTCGCGACGCGCGCCGCTCGGCTCGACCACGACGGCGCCAACCTCGCTGCTGTGCTGCAGACGGCGATCGAGGCGGGGCGGGATCGGGAGGTCGCCCGCGCGATCGACGACGCGTTCCCGGGCTCGCGGCTGCGGCTGCCGATGGTCGACGGCCGCATGCGGGTCGCGCTCGAGCAGCCCCGGCTGCTGCGGCCGCTCGACGCAGTCGAGCTCTCCGACGGCACGCTCCAGTACCTGCTGCTCACCGCCGCGCTCCTGTCGGCCGAGACGCCGGGCCTCATCGTGCTCAACGAGCCCGAGCGGAGCCTGCACGCCGAACTCGTGCCGGCGCTCGCCGAGCGCATCAGTCGCGCCGCGGGCGAGACGCAAGTGGTCGTCGTCACGCACCATGCGAGCCTCGCCGAGGCGCTCGGCGGCGCCGCGGGTGCGCTGCGCATCGCGCTCGAGAAGGACGCGGGCGAGACCGTCGTCGCGGGGCGCGAGGGGCTCCTCGAC